Proteins encoded in a region of the Roseateles sp. SL47 genome:
- a CDS encoding amino acid ABC transporter ATP-binding protein — protein sequence MIEIKNVSKWYGPFQVLTDCTTKIQKGEVVVVCGPSGSGKSTLIKTVNALEPIQAGDIVVDGTSLTHPKTNLPKLRSRVGMVFQHFELFPHLSVTDNLTLAQIKVLGRSKDDAKVRGLKMLDRVGLMAHKDKFPGQLSGGQQQRVAIARALSMDPIVMLFDEPTSALDPEMVGEVLDVMVQLANEGMTMMCVTHEMGFARKVSNRVIFMDAGKIIEDCTKEEFFGNPDARSPRAKDFLNKILQH from the coding sequence ATGATTGAAATCAAGAATGTCTCCAAGTGGTACGGCCCCTTCCAGGTGCTGACCGATTGCACGACCAAGATCCAGAAGGGCGAGGTTGTGGTGGTGTGTGGACCGTCCGGTTCGGGCAAGTCCACGCTGATCAAGACGGTGAATGCGCTGGAACCGATCCAGGCCGGCGACATCGTGGTGGACGGCACCAGCCTGACCCACCCCAAGACCAACCTGCCCAAACTGCGCTCGCGCGTGGGCATGGTGTTCCAGCACTTCGAGCTGTTTCCCCATCTGTCGGTGACCGACAACCTGACGCTGGCGCAGATCAAGGTGCTGGGCCGCAGCAAGGACGACGCCAAGGTGCGTGGCCTGAAGATGCTGGACCGCGTGGGCCTGATGGCCCACAAGGACAAGTTCCCCGGTCAGTTGTCCGGTGGCCAGCAGCAGCGCGTGGCCATTGCCCGTGCGCTGTCGATGGACCCGATCGTCATGCTGTTTGACGAACCGACCTCGGCGCTGGACCCGGAAATGGTCGGCGAAGTGCTGGACGTGATGGTGCAACTGGCCAATGAAGGCATGACCATGATGTGCGTGACGCACGAAATGGGCTTTGCCCGCAAGGTGAGCAACCGCGTCATCTTCATGGACGCCGGCAAGATCATCGAGGACTGCACCAAGGAAGAGTTCTTTGGCAATCCGGACGCACGCTCGCCGCGCGCCAAGGACTTCCTGAACAAGATCCTGCAGCACTGA
- a CDS encoding ABCB family ABC transporter ATP-binding protein/permease, translating to MRRSSSLPNPVPSSPRSDANPSPRGDWRTIGRLLPYFWRYRWRVGLALAFMIGAKFANVSVPLLLKRLVDSLDVQPGGAQALLVVPVGLLVAYGLLRLCTSLFTEARELIFAKATEGASRSISLQVFRHLHDLSLRFHLERQTGGMTRDIERGTRAVHSLISYSLYSIFPTLVEVVLVLSLLAVKFDALFAWITGAALVFYIGFTVMITEWRTQFRRRLNELDSVAHSKAIDSLLNYETVKYFNNEDFEAARYDQSLEQLRRAQLKSQTTLSLLNSGQQVIIAAALVAMLWRATQGVVAGHMSLGDLVMINAFMIQLYIPLNFLGVIYREIKQSLTDLDKMFALLAKEREVADSPQARPLQVQGAAVRFEDVVFSYEPDRPILKGVSFEIPAGRKVAVVGPSGSGKSTLARLLYRFYDVDGGRITIDGQPLGEVTQQSLRRAIGIVPQDTVLFNDTIAYNIAYGRPQASMEEVEAAARAAHIHSFISSLPQGYQTMVGERGLKLSGGEKQRVAIARTLLKNPPILIFDEATSALDSRNERAIQAELEAAAQNKTVLVIAHRLSTIVDAHDILVMEHGQIVERGTHARLLAQQGRYAQMWSMQQDNQAPTTA from the coding sequence ATGCGCCGGTCTTCTTCATTGCCCAACCCTGTTCCCTCTTCGCCCAGAAGCGACGCCAATCCATCACCTCGGGGCGATTGGCGGACGATTGGCCGGCTGCTGCCCTATTTCTGGCGCTATCGCTGGCGGGTGGGCCTGGCGCTGGCATTCATGATCGGGGCGAAATTCGCCAATGTGAGTGTGCCGCTGCTGCTCAAGCGGCTGGTGGACAGCCTGGACGTCCAGCCCGGCGGCGCCCAGGCCCTGTTGGTGGTGCCGGTGGGCCTGCTGGTGGCGTATGGGCTGCTGCGCCTGTGCACCTCCTTGTTCACCGAGGCCCGCGAGCTGATCTTCGCCAAGGCCACCGAAGGCGCCTCCCGCAGCATTTCGCTGCAGGTGTTCCGCCATCTGCATGACCTGAGCCTGCGCTTCCATCTGGAGCGCCAGACCGGCGGCATGACGCGGGACATCGAACGCGGCACCCGCGCGGTGCACTCGCTCATCTCCTATTCGCTCTACAGCATCTTCCCGACGCTGGTGGAGGTGGTGCTGGTGCTGAGCCTGCTGGCGGTGAAATTCGATGCGTTGTTTGCCTGGATCACCGGGGCGGCCCTGGTGTTCTATATCGGCTTCACCGTGATGATCACCGAGTGGCGGACGCAATTCCGGCGCCGGCTCAACGAGCTGGACTCGGTGGCCCACAGCAAGGCCATCGATTCGCTGCTGAACTATGAGACGGTGAAGTACTTCAACAACGAGGACTTCGAAGCCGCCCGCTATGACCAGAGCCTGGAGCAACTGCGCCGAGCGCAGCTCAAGTCCCAGACCACACTGTCATTGCTGAACAGTGGCCAGCAGGTGATCATCGCGGCGGCGCTGGTGGCCATGCTCTGGCGGGCCACCCAGGGCGTGGTGGCAGGCCACATGAGCCTGGGCGACCTGGTGATGATCAATGCCTTCATGATCCAGCTCTACATCCCGCTCAATTTCCTGGGCGTGATCTACCGCGAGATCAAGCAGAGCCTGACCGACCTGGACAAGATGTTTGCGCTGCTGGCCAAGGAGCGGGAAGTGGCGGATTCGCCGCAGGCCCGGCCGCTGCAGGTGCAGGGGGCGGCGGTGCGGTTCGAGGATGTGGTGTTTTCGTATGAGCCGGACCGTCCGATTCTCAAGGGCGTGTCCTTCGAGATTCCGGCCGGTCGCAAGGTGGCGGTGGTGGGCCCGAGCGGCTCCGGCAAAAGCACGCTTGCACGGCTGCTCTACCGCTTCTATGACGTGGACGGCGGCCGCATCACCATCGACGGGCAGCCGCTGGGCGAGGTGACGCAGCAGAGCCTGCGCCGTGCCATCGGCATCGTGCCGCAGGACACCGTGCTGTTCAACGACACCATCGCCTACAACATCGCCTATGGTCGGCCGCAAGCCAGCATGGAGGAGGTGGAAGCGGCCGCCCGGGCCGCTCACATCCACAGCTTCATCAGCAGCCTGCCGCAGGGCTATCAGACGATGGTGGGCGAACGCGGCCTGAAGCTGTCCGGTGGGGAAAAGCAGCGGGTGGCGATTGCCCGCACCCTGTTGAAGAACCCGCCTATCCTGATCTTCGACGAAGCCACCTCCGCCCTGGACTCCCGCAACGAGCGGGCCATCCAGGCCGAACTGGAAGCAGCGGCCCAGAACAAGACGGTGCTGGTGATCGCCCACCGCCTGTCCACCATCGTGGATGCCCACGACATCCTGGTGATGGAACACGGACAGATCGTGGAGCGCGGCACCCACGCCCGCTTGCTGGCCCAACAGGGGCGTTATGCCCAGATGTGGTCCATGCAGCAGGACAACCAGGCCCCCACCACCGCCTGA
- a CDS encoding S1 family peptidase has translation MFTALMTRMTRMTRMTRMTRMAGNARMAGHARLERSVRWLLIGLCLSGSLQAASPVAPSASDGRGGAAGVTAGAAAGAAAGAKLPAGIPASGIPASGAPASGAPASGGPASGAKALSPDKHPAQFSASARRLYDRARAQLLQVRTLLNGSQASVGSGFVVTADGLVITNYHVVSQHALEPERYHLQFSTPDGESGDLELLDVDVRRDLALLRLVGQPELIRRMTAAALPFRPADRPLDKGERIYSMGNPHDVAFAVVEGTYNGLVERSFDPLIYYSGSINPGMSGGPVLDEEGEVVGVNVSTMFFSQQMSFLVPGGHAAALLARSRTSAPLKGPAWPRLREQVMAYQDELVRNFLAQPWRSMDHPRYRLPIPQEQYMRCWGSASPADAQGLQMQRTQCRMEQALFISEALQTGYLSVTEEAYDGSTLGALRFSRQFSASFQNERLGGADRDRTAPYCTEDFVQQKEGPPLRAVACMRAYRKLEGLYDVSVLVTNVDAATEGALGRFDARGVSFANATRLTRHYLQGFAWTTPR, from the coding sequence ATGTTCACTGCCTTGATGACCCGGATGACCCGGATGACCCGGATGACCCGGATGACCCGGATGGCCGGGAATGCCCGGATGGCAGGCCACGCCCGTCTGGAGCGATCAGTGCGATGGCTGCTGATCGGCCTGTGCCTGAGTGGCAGCCTGCAGGCGGCGTCGCCCGTGGCACCTTCGGCCAGTGATGGCCGTGGTGGGGCCGCTGGTGTCACTGCTGGTGCCGCTGCTGGTGCCGCTGCTGGTGCCAAACTTCCCGCCGGCATACCTGCTTCGGGCATTCCCGCGTCGGGTGCTCCTGCGTCTGGTGCGCCTGCATCAGGCGGTCCTGCATCGGGCGCCAAGGCGCTCTCGCCGGACAAGCACCCCGCCCAGTTCTCCGCCAGCGCCCGCCGGCTGTACGACCGGGCCCGCGCCCAGTTGCTGCAGGTCCGCACGCTGCTCAACGGCAGCCAGGCCTCGGTCGGGTCCGGTTTTGTGGTGACCGCCGACGGCCTGGTCATCACCAACTATCACGTCGTGAGCCAGCATGCGCTGGAGCCGGAGCGCTATCACCTGCAGTTCTCCACGCCGGATGGAGAAAGCGGAGACCTGGAACTGCTGGATGTGGATGTGCGCCGCGACCTGGCGCTGCTGCGGCTGGTCGGCCAGCCGGAGCTGATCCGTCGCATGACCGCTGCCGCCTTGCCCTTCCGGCCGGCAGACCGGCCGTTGGACAAGGGAGAGCGCATCTATTCGATGGGCAATCCGCATGATGTGGCCTTTGCGGTGGTGGAGGGCACCTACAACGGGCTGGTGGAGCGCAGCTTCGACCCGCTCATCTACTACTCCGGCTCCATCAATCCCGGCATGAGCGGCGGCCCAGTGCTGGATGAAGAGGGCGAAGTGGTGGGGGTGAATGTCTCCACCATGTTCTTCTCCCAGCAGATGAGCTTCCTGGTGCCGGGCGGCCACGCGGCGGCACTGCTGGCACGCAGCCGCACGTCGGCGCCGCTCAAGGGCCCGGCCTGGCCGCGGCTGCGGGAGCAGGTGATGGCCTACCAGGACGAACTGGTGCGCAACTTCCTGGCTCAGCCCTGGCGCAGCATGGACCACCCGCGCTACCGCCTGCCGATTCCGCAAGAGCAGTACATGCGCTGCTGGGGCAGTGCATCGCCGGCCGATGCACAAGGCCTGCAGATGCAGCGCACCCAATGCCGGATGGAGCAGGCGCTGTTCATCAGTGAAGCGCTGCAGACCGGCTATCTGAGCGTCACCGAAGAAGCCTATGACGGCAGCACGCTCGGCGCCTTGCGTTTCTCCCGCCAGTTCTCAGCCAGCTTCCAGAACGAACGCCTCGGCGGCGCCGACCGCGACCGCACCGCCCCCTACTGCACCGAAGACTTTGTTCAGCAGAAGGAGGGGCCGCCGCTGCGGGCCGTGGCCTGCATGCGGGCTTACCGCAAGCTGGAAGGGCTGTATGACGTGTCGGTGCTGGTGACCAACGTGGATGCCGCCACCGAAGGCGCCCTGGGCCGCTTTGACGCCCGCGGCGTCAGCTTTGCCAATGCCACCCGGCTGACGCGCCACTATCTGCAAGGATTCGCATGGACCACGCCGCGGTAA
- a CDS encoding FHA domain-containing protein — protein MDHAAVIEILDREGHCREIHKVRQWPLTIGRAPSADLVLSDPHLAGAHARLHWADEGARLELLDSRNGGWVDGQRLAPGATANWTSASTVQLGSTRLRLRTALDPLPEERPLTRSEEPQRRDARPAWALPVMLAVWLLLLWLTNWSLTDGTPSWVDTVSGVLVPLGLALAWAAAWALVTQVFRHWFAFGAHLWRALVVSLVLQVVDVALPLLAYAFSWSRLMALEPLTLSIGGAVLLWWHASVVWPRPRRRLAVAIGALAVVGLALTVGRRTEQQYWLGPSYLSALPPPAVRMVSPKPVDSFVESLERLEAPLQQQARKRNDQEQLSGDDE, from the coding sequence ATGGACCACGCCGCGGTAATCGAGATCCTGGACCGCGAGGGTCACTGCCGGGAGATTCACAAGGTTCGCCAGTGGCCGCTGACCATTGGCCGGGCGCCGTCCGCCGACCTGGTGTTGTCGGACCCGCATCTGGCCGGCGCCCATGCGCGCCTGCACTGGGCGGACGAGGGCGCCCGTCTTGAACTGCTGGACAGCCGCAACGGCGGCTGGGTGGATGGCCAACGTCTGGCCCCAGGGGCCACGGCGAACTGGACGTCGGCATCCACCGTGCAGCTGGGCAGCACCCGCCTGCGGCTGCGGACCGCGCTGGACCCGCTGCCCGAAGAACGTCCGCTGACCCGCTCGGAGGAGCCGCAGCGTCGGGATGCGCGTCCGGCGTGGGCGCTGCCGGTGATGCTGGCGGTCTGGCTGTTGCTGCTGTGGCTGACCAACTGGTCGCTCACGGACGGCACCCCCAGCTGGGTGGACACGGTCAGTGGCGTGCTGGTGCCCCTGGGCCTGGCTCTGGCGTGGGCGGCTGCCTGGGCCTTGGTGACGCAAGTCTTCCGGCACTGGTTTGCCTTCGGTGCCCACCTCTGGCGGGCGCTGGTGGTGAGTCTGGTGCTGCAGGTGGTGGATGTGGCCTTGCCACTGCTGGCCTATGCCTTCTCCTGGTCGCGCTTGATGGCGCTGGAGCCCTTGACCCTGTCCATCGGTGGCGCGGTGCTGCTGTGGTGGCATGCCTCGGTGGTGTGGCCCCGGCCCCGTCGTCGGCTGGCCGTGGCCATCGGGGCGCTCGCGGTGGTGGGCCTGGCGTTGACCGTCGGGCGGCGGACCGAGCAGCAGTATTGGCTCGGCCCCAGCTACCTGAGCGCCTTGCCGCCGCCGGCCGTGCGGATGGTGTCGCCCAAGCCGGTGGACAGCTTCGTCGAATCGCTGGAGCGGTTGGAAGCCCCGCTGCAGCAGCAGGCTCGCAAGCGCAATGACCAGGAACAGCTGTCCGGCGATGATGAATAA
- a CDS encoding amino acid ABC transporter substrate-binding protein: MKKAMLVLALGAALAGVAQADTLKKIKDSGSVTMGVRESSGALSYTLGDGKYVGYHVEICQRVLADVQKQLGLAKLDIKYLPVTSQNRVPLVQNGTVDIECGSTTNNATRAKDVAFAVTTYVEEVRIAVKANSGITSIAQLNGKTVATTTGTTSVQLLRKHERATGVDFKEVLGKDHADSFLLLESGRADAFVMDGQILAGNIAKSKAPADYKIVGETLSVEPIAIMIRKDDPAFKKAVDDSIKGLMKSGDIAKLYDKWFVQPIPPANAKLNMPASEATKAAWTNPNDKPVEEYAKK; this comes from the coding sequence ATGAAAAAGGCAATGCTTGTCCTGGCCCTTGGCGCCGCACTGGCCGGTGTGGCCCAGGCCGATACGCTGAAGAAGATCAAGGACTCGGGCAGCGTCACGATGGGTGTGCGCGAGTCCTCCGGCGCACTGTCCTACACCCTGGGCGATGGCAAGTACGTGGGCTACCACGTTGAAATCTGCCAGCGCGTGCTGGCTGATGTACAAAAGCAGCTGGGCCTGGCCAAGCTGGACATCAAGTACCTGCCGGTGACCTCGCAGAACCGCGTGCCCCTGGTGCAAAACGGGACTGTGGACATCGAATGCGGCTCCACCACCAACAACGCCACCCGCGCCAAGGACGTGGCCTTTGCGGTCACCACCTACGTCGAGGAAGTGCGCATCGCGGTGAAGGCCAATTCCGGCATCACCTCCATCGCTCAACTCAACGGCAAGACCGTGGCCACCACCACCGGTACCACCTCGGTGCAGCTGCTGCGCAAGCATGAGCGCGCCACGGGGGTGGACTTCAAGGAAGTGCTGGGCAAGGATCACGCCGACAGCTTCCTGCTGCTGGAATCCGGCCGGGCGGACGCCTTTGTGATGGACGGCCAGATCCTGGCCGGCAACATCGCCAAGTCCAAGGCTCCGGCGGACTACAAGATCGTGGGTGAAACCCTGTCGGTCGAGCCGATCGCCATCATGATCCGCAAGGACGACCCTGCCTTCAAGAAGGCGGTGGACGACAGCATCAAGGGCCTGATGAAGTCCGGCGACATCGCCAAGCTGTACGACAAGTGGTTCGTGCAGCCGATCCCCCCGGCCAATGCCAAGCTGAACATGCCGGCTTCCGAAGCCACGAAGGCGGCCTGGACGAACCCGAATGACAAGCCGGTCGAGGAATATGCCAAGAAGTGA
- a CDS encoding LysR substrate-binding domain-containing protein, with product METKWLEDFVSLAETRSFSRSAQLRHVTQPAFSRRIQALEAWAGVDLVDRSSYPTRLTAAGETLLGQAVDLLGNLQATRNMLRSHQSAGQDMIEFAVPHSLSFSFFPHWLMELRQRFGEVKCRLNALNVHDATLQLSEGNCDLLVVYHHPSQPLQLDPERYESVSLGHETLSAYAKADAAGAPMFRITGHPGQKIPFLSYASGAYLGRLVELIVKDAALPLNLESVFETDMAESLKAMALEGHGLAFLPASSVKKEVKARRLVRAAEPGHYELNMELRMYRERQATTRRVKPVAQALWSFLTQARDSAA from the coding sequence GTGGAAACCAAGTGGCTTGAAGATTTTGTGAGTTTGGCGGAGACGCGCAGCTTCTCCCGCTCGGCTCAATTGAGGCATGTGACGCAGCCCGCGTTCTCGCGGCGCATCCAGGCGTTGGAGGCCTGGGCGGGCGTGGATCTGGTAGACCGTTCGTCCTACCCGACCCGCCTCACCGCGGCCGGCGAGACCCTGCTCGGCCAGGCGGTGGACCTGCTGGGCAACCTGCAAGCCACGCGCAACATGCTGCGCAGCCACCAGTCGGCCGGTCAGGACATGATCGAGTTTGCCGTTCCCCACTCCTTGTCCTTCAGCTTCTTCCCTCACTGGTTGATGGAGCTGCGCCAGCGGTTTGGCGAGGTCAAGTGCCGGCTCAACGCTTTGAATGTGCACGACGCTACCTTGCAACTTAGCGAAGGCAATTGCGACCTGCTGGTGGTCTATCACCACCCCAGCCAGCCGCTGCAACTGGATCCGGAGCGTTACGAGTCCGTCTCCCTCGGACACGAAACCCTGTCCGCCTATGCGAAGGCGGACGCGGCGGGGGCGCCGATGTTCCGCATCACCGGCCATCCCGGGCAGAAAATCCCATTTTTGAGCTACGCCTCCGGTGCCTACCTCGGGCGCCTGGTGGAGTTGATCGTCAAGGACGCCGCGCTGCCGCTGAACCTGGAATCCGTCTTTGAGACGGACATGGCCGAAAGCCTCAAGGCGATGGCGCTGGAAGGCCACGGGCTGGCCTTCCTTCCGGCCAGCTCGGTGAAGAAGGAAGTCAAGGCGCGCCGGCTGGTCCGGGCGGCGGAGCCCGGCCACTATGAATTGAATATGGAACTGCGCATGTACCGCGAACGTCAGGCCACCACGCGTCGTGTCAAGCCCGTGGCTCAGGCCCTGTGGTCGTTCCTCACCCAGGCAAGAGACTCTGCGGCATGA
- a CDS encoding acyl-CoA thioesterase, producing the protein MSTSTPTQNDQLPSADALGPRELVMRVMPMPADANGNGDIFGGWIMAQVDLAGSVLPLRISRGRVATVAVNEFIFKQPVSIGDLLSFYAEVKRIGRTSITVHVEVFAERNPANPHVVKVTEANLTYVAIDREGKPRAFAVQA; encoded by the coding sequence ATGAGCACCTCCACACCCACGCAAAACGACCAACTGCCATCGGCAGACGCCCTGGGCCCGCGCGAGCTGGTGATGCGGGTCATGCCCATGCCGGCCGACGCCAACGGCAATGGCGACATCTTTGGCGGCTGGATCATGGCCCAGGTGGACCTGGCCGGGTCGGTGCTGCCGCTGCGCATTTCGCGCGGTCGGGTGGCCACGGTGGCGGTCAATGAATTCATCTTCAAGCAGCCGGTGTCGATCGGAGACCTGCTGAGCTTCTATGCCGAGGTCAAACGCATCGGCCGCACCTCCATCACGGTGCATGTGGAGGTGTTTGCCGAGCGCAACCCGGCCAACCCCCATGTGGTGAAGGTCACGGAAGCCAACCTCACCTATGTGGCGATCGACCGGGAAGGCAAGCCGCGGGCGTTTGCCGTGCAGGCATGA
- the pyrC gene encoding dihydroorotase, with the protein MSDTLSLIRPDDWHVHLRDGAALQSVVPYTARQFARAIAMPNLKPPITTAAQAQAYRERILAAVPAGVDFTPLMTLYLTDRTTPDDIAAAQAAGVVALKLYPAGATTNSDHGVTDIRKTYATLEAMQKAGLLLLVHGEVTDPEVDVFDREAVFVDRIMRPLRKDFPELKVVFEHITTKEAAHYVTEADRFTGATITPQHLLYNRNAIFMGGLRPHYYCLPVLKREEHRLALVQAATSGSPKFFLGTDSAPHASVMKENSVCGAGCFTALSALELYAEAFEAAGALDKLEAFASFHGPDFYHLPRNTTRVTLRKTDWTLPEAVPFGEAAQLKPLRGGEVMHWRMD; encoded by the coding sequence ATGAGCGACACCCTTTCCCTGATCCGTCCGGACGACTGGCACGTGCACCTGCGCGATGGCGCGGCCCTGCAGAGTGTGGTCCCCTACACCGCCCGCCAATTCGCCCGTGCGATTGCGATGCCCAACCTGAAGCCGCCCATCACCACGGCGGCTCAGGCCCAGGCGTACCGGGAGCGCATCCTGGCGGCCGTGCCGGCCGGCGTGGACTTCACGCCGCTCATGACGCTGTATCTCACCGACCGCACCACACCCGACGACATCGCTGCGGCTCAGGCCGCCGGTGTGGTGGCGCTCAAGCTGTATCCGGCGGGTGCCACCACCAACAGCGACCACGGCGTCACAGACATCCGCAAGACCTACGCCACCTTGGAAGCCATGCAGAAGGCCGGCCTGCTGCTGCTGGTGCATGGAGAGGTGACCGACCCCGAGGTCGATGTGTTCGACCGCGAAGCCGTCTTCGTGGACCGCATCATGCGCCCGCTGCGCAAGGACTTCCCGGAGCTGAAGGTGGTGTTTGAACACATCACCACCAAGGAAGCCGCTCATTATGTGACGGAGGCGGACCGTTTCACCGGTGCCACCATCACGCCGCAGCATCTGCTCTACAACCGCAACGCCATCTTCATGGGCGGCTTGCGTCCTCACTACTATTGCCTGCCGGTACTGAAGCGGGAAGAGCACCGCCTGGCCCTGGTCCAGGCGGCCACCTCCGGCAGCCCGAAGTTCTTCCTCGGCACCGACAGTGCGCCGCATGCCTCGGTGATGAAAGAAAACTCGGTCTGCGGCGCAGGCTGCTTCACCGCGCTGTCGGCGCTGGAGTTGTATGCCGAAGCCTTTGAAGCCGCAGGCGCGCTGGACAAGCTGGAAGCCTTTGCCAGCTTCCACGGCCCCGACTTCTACCACCTGCCCCGCAACACCACCCGGGTGACCCTGCGCAAGACCGACTGGACGCTGCCCGAGGCCGTCCCGTTTGGTGAAGCCGCCCAGCTCAAACCGCTGCGTGGCGGTGAAGTGATGCACTGGCGGATGGACTGA
- a CDS encoding amino acid ABC transporter permease yields the protein MTQLDFSFLTWDVLRAFVSKGLIFSFQLTLMAMIGGILLGTLLAMMRLSGRKWLEAPAAIYVDTLRSIPLVMVILWVYLLLPFATAALGWSNFAPETTALITFTLFEATYYSEIMRAGIQSVPKGQVFAGYAMGMNYRQTMSLVVLPQAFRNMLPVLLTQTIVLFQDTSLVYAIGAYDLLKGFEVAGKNFNRPVETYLAVAAVYFVICFSLSMLVRRLQKKIAIIR from the coding sequence ATGACCCAACTGGATTTTTCCTTCCTCACCTGGGATGTGCTGAGGGCCTTTGTCTCCAAGGGCCTCATCTTCTCCTTCCAGCTGACGCTGATGGCCATGATCGGCGGCATCCTGCTCGGGACGCTGCTGGCGATGATGCGCCTGTCCGGCCGCAAGTGGCTGGAGGCGCCTGCCGCCATCTATGTCGACACCCTGCGCTCGATTCCGCTGGTGATGGTGATCCTGTGGGTGTATTTGCTGCTTCCCTTCGCCACGGCGGCGCTGGGCTGGAGCAACTTCGCGCCGGAAACCACCGCGCTGATCACCTTCACGCTGTTCGAGGCGACCTACTACTCCGAGATCATGCGGGCCGGCATCCAGTCGGTGCCCAAGGGCCAGGTGTTTGCCGGTTATGCCATGGGCATGAACTACCGCCAGACGATGAGCCTGGTGGTGCTGCCGCAAGCCTTCCGCAACATGCTGCCGGTGCTGCTCACCCAGACCATTGTGCTGTTCCAGGACACGTCGCTGGTGTATGCCATTGGCGCCTACGACCTGCTCAAGGGCTTTGAGGTGGCTGGCAAGAACTTCAACCGTCCGGTCGAAACCTATCTGGCCGTTGCCGCCGTTTATTTCGTCATCTGCTTCAGCCTGTCCATGCTGGTCCGCCGGCTGCAGAAGAAGATCGCCATCATTCGCTGA
- a CDS encoding amino acid ABC transporter permease: MPSWDWQLYCTDMVTEELAPKCFGAKGYETYLDAMVHAWGWTMTISVLGLLVALVAGALIGILRTVPNRKLALFGEAWTELFRNIPLIVQLFIWYHVLPQIFSPLQAVPPSVLMVCAIGLFTSSRIAEQVKAGILTLPKGQRYAGQALGLTLPQTYRYVLLPMAFRIVIPPVTSESMNIVKNSAVAFAVSIPDLTQFALQSSEQSSFVQIFLPVTLLYFVSAYVINRVAKLIEAYVRVPGILGAK, translated from the coding sequence ATGCCGAGTTGGGATTGGCAGCTGTACTGCACAGACATGGTGACCGAAGAGCTCGCGCCGAAGTGTTTCGGCGCGAAGGGTTACGAAACCTACCTGGATGCCATGGTGCACGCCTGGGGGTGGACCATGACCATCTCGGTCCTGGGTCTGCTGGTGGCCTTGGTGGCCGGTGCACTGATTGGCATTTTGCGCACGGTGCCGAACCGAAAACTTGCGCTGTTCGGGGAGGCCTGGACGGAGCTCTTCCGCAACATCCCGCTGATCGTCCAGCTGTTCATCTGGTATCACGTGCTGCCGCAGATCTTTTCGCCGCTGCAGGCCGTGCCGCCGTCGGTGCTGATGGTCTGCGCCATCGGCCTGTTCACCTCCTCCCGGATTGCGGAGCAGGTCAAGGCCGGCATTCTGACCCTGCCCAAGGGCCAACGCTACGCGGGCCAGGCCCTCGGCCTGACACTGCCGCAGACCTACCGATATGTGCTGCTGCCGATGGCCTTCCGCATCGTGATCCCGCCGGTCACCAGCGAAAGCATGAACATCGTCAAGAACTCGGCCGTGGCGTTTGCGGTGAGCATCCCGGACCTGACGCAGTTCGCGCTGCAGTCGTCGGAGCAGTCAAGCTTTGTGCAGATCTTCCTGCCGGTGACCTTGCTCTATTTCGTGTCGGCCTATGTGATCAACCGGGTGGCCAAGCTGATCGAGGCCTATGTGCGGGTGCCTGGCATCCTGGGGGCCAAGTGA